One genomic window of Diospyros lotus cultivar Yz01 chromosome 8, ASM1463336v1, whole genome shotgun sequence includes the following:
- the LOC127807077 gene encoding protein RADIALIS-like 4, protein MDSNSTWTAKQNKLFEDALVVLGGGISPELWWRVARAVGGKTAEEAKRHYEMLVEDVEQIESGHVPLPRYKPAGEKAFDFIDEQERLKHMKLE, encoded by the exons ATGGATTCAAACTCAACGTGGACCGCCAAACAGAACAAGCTGTTCGAGGATGCGTTGGTCGTGTTAGGCGGCGGGATATCGCCGGAGCTGTGGTGGCGTGTGGCGAGGGCGGTGGGCGGCAAGACGGCGGAGGAAGCGAAGAGGCACTACGAGATGCTGGTGGAAGATGTGGAGCAAATCGAATCCGGCCACGTTCCGTTGCCCCGATACAAACCGGCGGGAGAGAAGGCCTTCGATTTCATCGATGAACAAGAGAG GCTGAAGCATATGAAGTTGGAGTGA